A region of the Phaenicophaeus curvirostris isolate KB17595 chromosome 10, BPBGC_Pcur_1.0, whole genome shotgun sequence genome:
CAGGGGACATGGTGTTGTCTCACATTTGTCCTCAGTCAATATTCCAATATAttccatcctttttttttttttaccctttccaTTACAAAACACAACAGTGGATGTTTTATGTTGATTTCAAAGCTCTGGTTGCCTTGATCTTTCTGTGTAAaccacatccttctctcttccaaaTCTGTAAAAGCTTGTTGCTGTGTGTTGTTGAACTGTATCATCTTGATTCTGCAGTATCTTTAAGGAGGGGGTTGCAATAGCGTGGTCTGTTCACAATGCTGAGCTGGACCACACTGACTGGATCTAATTATCAAACCTGTCAGCATGTAAATGCTGGGAAGGAACTAGCTTGCTTCTATGAATTGCAACAACATTTCCTGAGTGGCAGCCTAACACCTCTTTGCAGTGGCCCGTTATCTTTTGCCTTTCACAGATGTAGAAAATACTATGAGCTAGATACTGTTATACACTCAAAATTTCGTGATCTAGTTCATGCACTATTTCAATTAACTGTTTTGActtattgctttctataactacctggaaggaggttgtggagaggagggagctggcctcttctcccaagtgacaggatgagagggaatggcctcaagctccaccaggggaggttcaggctggacatcagaaaaaatttttcacggaaagggttgttggacactggaacaggctgcccagggagggggttgagtcaccttccctggaggtgtttaggagacgggtgaatgaggtgctgagggacacggtctagtggttgataggaatggttggacttgatgatcctgtgggtcttttccaacctagtgattctgtgattccgtgacTGTTAGGCTGTGGGAAAGGTAAGGATAGTCTGAAAGGAAAGCCTGGAAACTTTTCAAGCTGCTCATTTCTCTCGCCCTGGTCCCATACAGACACTATACAGAGCTGCTATGACCTTTCTGCAGCTAAGTCACAGAACTGCAGAGCTCTACAAAGCTGAGCAGTCATTACTCCTCCCCATCTAACTGAAGCAAACTGAGCCTGCAGCCAATACACAGCAGAGAATTTATTGACTGTCTCTGGAATTAAGCAATTCTGTTAATTGTCTTCATTTTCCAGACTGTCATTCTTTTCCTGAACCACTAGTGGCACAGCTATTTGTGTGCCAGCATGATctgtctgggaaaaaaagctaaacTTGAACAGCAAATGAATGAAAGGCAAGGACAAACACCTCTCAAAAACAATTGCATTCAAGTCCTGGGGGCCCTTACAAATCCCTTGTCAGCTTCCACAGCTATTTTCCCCCACTGTGACTTCGGTTTGAGGAATCTCTGTTAAGCAACAAGACATTCCTAAACAGTGCCAGCATGAGTCAAAagacttctttcctttttcattatttacctCTCCAGTGCTCCCTAGCTGCACCAAACTCCCAAGCAAAgacttcttgtctttttttatttccaagggGCAAAATGATTGGTATGGCTCTGCTTTTTCCATCTATGAAAGTGCATTAAAGAGCATTAGGACATTGGTaggatataaaaaagaaaactgtatagTTTGTTCTTTTactcaggtttttttcccccttttcttcgCAGGCTGGGTACTAATCCTTGTACCATTTTCCACGATGGACATATGGTCTGAATTTGGGACATGTTTTAAGTAAATTTAGGGGCTGTCAATAAGCTATTGTCTACATAGAGTTCCTAGACAAGAAAGTCAcccaatatttttaatacaccAAATTCATGATACTCAGTATACATATTATGTCTTATTTACATGCCATTTATCAATACTTACGTGAAGTCTGTAGTATGACAAACACAttcaaaaatattatctttctgCTTCAGTATTTCTTTGATCAGAAACAAATAGTAACTTCCAGACACAGGATTTATCGTATTGTAAGGTGATTCTAGCACAGCTGTGATCCTACAAAAATACAGTGCTAGAGGATAGTACACACTTTGAAAAACACCTGGATGTTTGGGGGTGAACAGTCCTCTGGAAGTTTTGGGACACCGTCCAGCATTTTCAGATTTGGCAAACTGGAAAATACACTtaaagagagacaaaagaaaaaaataaattgagagAAACAATCTTGGGAAATGTTGAGAACAAATCAGACACTCATAAGAAACAAGAAGTGGATTCAAACATATCCAAAATGTATTGGTATTGTTGGAAATCTTGTTGCAGAGTTTATATAATAAAGAGCTAATTAAATCTTTTTAGGTTTCACACTGTTGCACAAGTTTTATATCCTCAGCTCAGTAAAGCACTGCAATTATCTACATTTTTAATACAGTAGAACCAAACTAGTTGTCTAATACTAAAGAGAGGAGACATTGTTATCCTAGGATGAATTTCCTAGACTGCTGAAAGCAAAAACTCACGCTGCAAGGAGTGCAATTCAACTTTTACCCTTCTGCAATAGATAAACTGGACTCCCTGTAAACCACTTTGTGCTTctgtttttccaaaagaaaagaaatctttgctttgtgcttttaaaaagcacatcAGTATCTCTGACCTTGGTCAGGCAGACTGCTGATTCCTTCTTCAGTAGAGTTTGATGGAGCTGTAGCCCCCTCCGTAGTGTCACTCAGGGTGTTAATGCACATATTTTGGTATCTGTGCCTGTGTCTTTTGAGGTGAGTGTGGACTCCAGTGCTCAATCCCAGCGTTTAACTCGGGGCTATGTCTATACTTGAAAAAGATTCGTTCTGCATTCTAATGCTGGCAGTGAAAGATGTACCAGAGTAATACTAATATTTAATTGCCTTAAAAAGTGATGGGATTGGGAGCAGAAACATAATCAGTAAttgttaaaaaatacttttcagctTTTGTTCTCCTGGTTCTTTTGATAGGCAAATAAAATGTGAGATCCatcatttaaaaatcactttttaacTTTCACTTTGATAACTGCCTATCTACCTTCAGAAAGCATAAGCATCACCATCACACTGTCAAAGGATGCCTACTAGATTGAAGGAAAATAAGTACTGGATATTctgataatttttcattaaatattttcttttaaaattctcctttttctccccctcccaggAACAGATGACTTCTTAGGTACATGCTGCAAGGTTTATCTAAAAAATATCAACAATGCCTTCCATAGATACTGACATGACTGTGTTTGTAGTGGGGAAACACACACAACCATGTGGATTTCTGAAGACTTCAGGAGGAATGTGCTTGATTCCCCTTTATGACctgtaagtaatttttttcctggcaatAGGCTTTTACAGTCAAAGCAACAGGGAACTAATGGAATAGGAGGCATGAATGTCAAAGCATGCATGAGACTTAGAATAAATTATCTTTCCCCGAATTCTCTGCTCAGTCTTGGATTCGAATTCTCTGCTCAATCTTGGATCTGAATTCTCTGCTCAATCTTGGATCTGAATTTTCATTTCCAGTGTCCAAGGCAGCTCTGTTAAGCCTATACTCCCTTGCACTACCTGCAACATAGACCTACACAGAGTGGGGTGTTCAAGGCAGTGCAGTTTCcacagtgctgctgcagagagaggagagcatccagaaaaatcaaatgaaggtaacttaattttctcttgctttaGTTCCCATCTTTCAACACATCCTTCTGATTCCACCTCTGGCACGTAATGCAATTTAGACTCCTTTCAGAATACATGAGGGATGCAATGAGACTGAAGAGAATTTGAGTAATAGGTAGTTTCTATTAATAAAAGGGAATCTAATTTGTCTGCTCTGCTCACTGTCTCTAAACTTGATCCATGGACTTAGTTCACTACAAGAACTGCCAGTCATGGAATTAGAAAGCCTCCTAGGCAGTTTCTGAATATTTTGCGGCTATTATCAGAAGCTGGCTCACCAGTTTTGGAGCATTTATGGCAGTTGAGactatggaaaaataaaatgtacagCTGGGGAGAGCTTGTTGCATTTGAGATCCTATTCCTTTTAAGCTCTCTCACAAACATTTACTTGTATTGATCAATTTTTTTTGGCCATAAAAATGTTAAGACTTACAGTTGTCTGTATCTTTCTTGAAACTCACAGGGATTCCTCTTGAGTATAAGGGATTCAAGTGGAGTATGTCTTAAGTCCGATATTCCACTTAGTGTCATAATGTTATTTTCAGCAAGTGATAAGTGCTGAATCTGAGGTATCTTTGGCAGCTGTTTGAAGGATGTAAAGTGGTTTTTATTGACATTTAGTTCTCTGCATCTGTAAAGTATAAAGCATATGACATCACTGATCACATCTGTACTATTATATACCTGTAAGCCAACACAGGGATGGCTCTTCATGTAGTCAAAGTCATGGCAACTTCGGGCTCCCAATGGGAGATACAAGAATTTTATTCCTTGAGACCTGCCTTCATGCTAGTTTTACATTTGTGCTATTTTTGCCTAACCACGGACTGCAAAATCAGATCCCTTTAcactctttgctttctttatatTGTACAATGGATACATCATTATTCCTGTTCTCAATATTACAACTTACCATATACCTAGACATACGACAACATGGTAGCAATAGATTGATTGTAAAAATACAGTTGTCACGGTCACACTTGACCTCTCTGCTTGTGTTAGGTTCTCTACATACAGATTCCTTCAGTGTTCAAGAATTTTCTCTTCCAGCACAAATATCACTAAGTTTGGTAACACCTATTAATTATTCACCACAAATAAAGGGGACATAATCTGATCTTGCAACATTGGGATGACACAAACTCAGATTAGCAACTTCGTGATGGATCCTCAAATAATGCTCCCCAAGATATCCCATTTTGGCAGTTTTCATGAGTCTGCTCCAGCTATTACTTAAGTAAACAATAATTTTGATTTCTATGATATTGTGTAAGAATAGAGATAGGATATTTTGTCTACCTTGGCAATCTTATGGCACTTAGGTCTGTCAAAGAATTGTCCATCAACCAAAGTTTTTCCACCCGAATTAATCTTCGGAGAATCCTTTTGAAGTTTTCCATCTGGTAAAGATCACCTAGATCCTGAAATGAAAGGTTCAGctcctgggaaaggaaaaacaagggaaatacttacattttttgtcttgctttctAGGAACTATAGCATTAAATCTTTTCAATGTCAGAATGAGTTAAAAGGTGaatctattttattattctgcTTTTACAACAACTGGTGGTGCCAATTGCCAAATTCACCTTAGAATCATAGTGATGCTCTGCATAATTCTTTGAAAGAATCTAAATCTTACTGTCCAGCCCCTCCTTCGTCTTTGAGTGAGGATACAGTGTGTGTGCTCTGGGAGAAGAAAGCAGGACTAAGTGATCACAGCTTATTGGTTTTGCTTCTAAACTCATCTGGAAAAAAcatgctgtgctgcaggcagaTATCAATATTCCCCGGTCTGTATCATATCTCATGGGGAGAGGCGTGATCCAGAGTACTGGATCTCAGTGTTAGATGAAGTTACTACCTGGCTTCCTCCTTGATCTTAGGGAGGTCATAACCTACTGCTGATCAGAACCAGCAATAACGTAGTATGTCCAGCCAAAAGAACTACTCAGGCTGCTATGAGGAAAGAGTGTAAAAGCTGAAATGAAACTACTTTGTTATCCAACCATTCAGTTATTACTGATTTTTGAGGTAAGCACTAAGCAGACAAAAAATGTCACAAGTTCTTACATGCCCGAGCGCAAATGAAGTCCTGAAACCACACAGGAGTTTACTCTTTTGGGTCACAACACAAATAATAATATATTCCAGTCTTTCTTCCAGCCTGTTAAAACCTTTTGTTTTACAATGTCATGGTGCCAACTGGAGCTTTAAAACCACTAACTACAATGAGCAGCCAGCACATTATTATTTGGCTTATTTACTACTACAGTACAAAATGTTAATGAGAAAGTTTTACAGCACAGTTTTCCCAGTTCTCTTGTAGTTTCTTTTGCCACTTCTCTGTATCAgttacttgttttctttttttcaaagtatgTTCTTCTCCTCTGAAAAATAGCTCTTCTTCTGAAGGCCCTGCTCAGAAAAGAAGATTTACAATAGTGGATGTGATATGGAACTGGCAC
Encoded here:
- the LOC138724937 gene encoding protein tilB homolog isoform X2, with translation MQQQDMSESSSGLTTSNQKFCESCSSCCSILSNKHCVPPVLLQNRAFIRQSYDSGLPFPLPSDSFKYLDWCDIEEHDVRGNQLHCPRVREGPSEEELFFRGEEHTLKKRKQELNLSFQDLGDLYQMENFKRILRRLIRVEKLWLMDNSLTDLSAIRLPRCRELNVNKNHFTSFKQLPKIPQIQHLSLAENNIMTLSGISDLRHTPLESLILKRNPCEFQERYRQLVFSSLPNLKMLDGVPKLPEDCSPPNIQVFFKVCTIL
- the LOC138724937 gene encoding acidic leucine-rich nuclear phosphoprotein 32 family member A-like isoform X1, whose product is MQQQDMSESSSGLTTSNQKFCESCSSCCSILSNKHCVPPVLLQNRAFIRQSYDSGLPFPLPSDSFKYLDWCDIEEHDVRGNQLHCPRVREGPSEEELFFRGEEHTLKKRKQVTDTEKWQKKLQENWENCAELNLSFQDLGDLYQMENFKRILRRLIRVEKLWLMDNSLTDLSAIRLPRCRELNVNKNHFTSFKQLPKIPQIQHLSLAENNIMTLSGISDLRHTPLESLILKRNPCEFQERYRQLVFSSLPNLKMLDGVPKLPEDCSPPNIQVFFKVCTIL